The following DNA comes from Halorhabdus tiamatea SARL4B.
AAGGTCGAGGACGGCGACGTCTACGCCCACGTCGAGAACGGCGGGGAACTCGGCGCGCGCAAGGGCGTCAACGTCCCCGGCGTCGAACTCGGGCTGCCGTTCCCGACCGAGCAGGACCGGACGGAACTCGAGGTCGCCGCAGAGAAGGAGGTCGACCTCGTCGCGGCGAGTTTCGTCCGCGACGGCGACGACGTCCGCAAGATCGAGGACTTCCTCGCCGAGGAGGGGACCGAAGTCCCCGTCGTCTCGAAGGTCGAGCGCAAGGGCGCTGTCGATAACCTAGACAGCATCATCGAGGCGTCCTACGGCGTGATGGTCGCCCGCGGGGACCTCGGTGTCGAACTGCCGCTCCAGGAGGTCCCGCTCTACCAGAAACGCATCATCCGAAAGTGTAACGAGGCAGGCGTGCCGGTCATCACGGCCACCGAGATGCTCGACTCCATGGAGGAGTCCCGGCGGCCGACGCGGGCGGAGTCTTCCGACGTGGCGAACGCCATCTTCGACGGGACCGACGCCGTCATGCTCTCCGGCGAGACGGCCATCGGTGAGCATCCGCCCCGCGTCGTCTCGACGATGGCCGACATCGTCAACGAGGTCGAACAGAGCGCGGAGTACGCCGAACTCCGCGACCAGCGCATTCCATCGTCCGATCAGACCCGGACGGACGCCCTCGCCCACGCGGCTCGGACGCTCGCCGACGACATCGACGCCACTGCGATCGTCGCCGCCAGCGAGTCGGGCTACACCGCCCTCCGGACCGCCAAGTTCCGTCCCGAGGTCCCGATCATCGCCTCGACGCCCAACGAGCGGGTCCGCAGACAACTCGCGCTCGCGCGTGGCATCTTCCCGACGACGGCTCCCTTTACGACGGAGGGTGCGGACGCGATCGTCCAGAACGCCGTCCAGTCCGCGCTGAAGACCGGCATCGCCGAGAGCGGCGACACCGTCGTGGTTATCTCCGGGATGATGACCGAACTCGAGGGGACCAGCACCTCGAACATGCTCAAGGTCCACCTGGCGGCCGAGTCCGTCGCCACCGGCCAGTCCGTCGTCGACGGCCTCGTGACGGGCCCGCTGGTGCGGACCACCGACGGCGACCTCGAGTCGGTCCCCGAAGGCGCGATTCTGGCGGTTCCCGAGGACTTCGACGGCGAGTTCCTGGGCGACCCCGAAACGCTCGGCGGCATCATCGACGCCCACACCGACCGACGAGGTCACGCGGTCACCGTCGGCCGTCGCCTCGACATTCCGACGGCGAGTCACATGACCGTTCCCGCGGACATCGAGGACGGCGCGACCGTGACGCTGGACGCCGAGCGCGGCGTCCTGTACAAGGGCCAGCTCGGCACCCTGGACGAGTAGCGACGGCGCGTTTCGATTCGCTCCCGGTCTGTGGTTTCGGCCGGCCGGCACGCTTTTTCGATTGCCCTGTGTCCCTGTCGAGTCCCTCGGCTTCAGTCGCGTCGCTCGAAACGCGTGCAGTTAAGTGGTCCAATGCCATTCGTGGACGTATATGGCCGTATACGCAGGTGTCGACCTCGGTGCGACGTACGTCCGTGCCGTCGTCGGTGACGAGACTGGTGAGGAGATCGGACGCGACAAGCGCGAGACGCCGCCCGGACCGACGGGTATCGCCGTGACGGAGGCGATCCTCGAGACGCTGCGTGCCGCGTGTGCGAACGCGGACGTCGATC
Coding sequences within:
- the pyk gene encoding pyruvate kinase, translated to MRNAKIVCTLGPASETKEDIRALAEAGMSVARLNASHGSPEHRRTMIDRIREVDAEMDKSLAVMHDIPGPEVRTAPIREPIELEADTTVRFYKGDDATPEDVGLSVDISVVEPGDSVLLDDGRIETTVEKVEDGDVYAHVENGGELGARKGVNVPGVELGLPFPTEQDRTELEVAAEKEVDLVAASFVRDGDDVRKIEDFLAEEGTEVPVVSKVERKGAVDNLDSIIEASYGVMVARGDLGVELPLQEVPLYQKRIIRKCNEAGVPVITATEMLDSMEESRRPTRAESSDVANAIFDGTDAVMLSGETAIGEHPPRVVSTMADIVNEVEQSAEYAELRDQRIPSSDQTRTDALAHAARTLADDIDATAIVAASESGYTALRTAKFRPEVPIIASTPNERVRRQLALARGIFPTTAPFTTEGADAIVQNAVQSALKTGIAESGDTVVVISGMMTELEGTSTSNMLKVHLAAESVATGQSVVDGLVTGPLVRTTDGDLESVPEGAILAVPEDFDGEFLGDPETLGGIIDAHTDRRGHAVTVGRRLDIPTASHMTVPADIEDGATVTLDAERGVLYKGQLGTLDE